One segment of Candidatus Obscuribacterales bacterium DNA contains the following:
- the hmpF gene encoding pilus motility taxis protein HmpF, translating to MLYLAEVQKQKSGFMGGGGKAEFKLIACQRSEQSWSACDETIPAPDDITYNAGAIVMVELTGAKQVRRHFEAGRQLVSILQNFSKLQEKSKTQEEEIEQWKQSLTYQSQELNRREMEMEARQEQLQQMEEDFERLDQQRQEIEDTRQEVESLREEFERKSQELEGAWAHLNGEVRRFEERQAEQQQSATLDDEKATTLRALLDQISGAVAPTESVREQLHQSFEILDRQQQTLQHHWQGLEGSRTAAQQRQSELEQQAQTIRDAWQAWYDAQESLENLKAELRLQQQALSLKQDYVKALEAQIKAQADLHRNVCFLADGSDSITIGVSIDLQALEAMSLDDLQRITQDLESELEKNSKFVNSQEEELTYKQEEIDEIKRRIDEANDFDRLQLENELKDEQDGYEMLNETLVGQRRNLREREAILKQHKSILARRQGHAVGEGEPGEIDLKPVLNQIEAHRQAMQDELSQVQTMIQQIHSQIEQLQTQVDQQTSHQIAQREEVRQLEAHLSDQRAAVAELWGKVYLYEELLQPTQDGYDSLRQTIQSIGDLMSQFQEASDYQLQGITEMQQMIEQLTSQSAELAAS from the coding sequence GTGCTGTATTTAGCTGAAGTACAGAAACAGAAAAGTGGCTTTATGGGCGGCGGCGGTAAGGCAGAGTTTAAGCTCATTGCCTGCCAGCGTTCTGAGCAAAGTTGGAGCGCCTGTGATGAAACCATTCCTGCTCCAGATGACATAACCTATAACGCCGGAGCCATCGTCATGGTGGAATTAACCGGTGCCAAGCAGGTGCGGCGACATTTTGAAGCGGGCCGCCAGCTTGTCAGCATTTTGCAAAACTTTTCTAAGCTCCAAGAAAAATCCAAGACCCAAGAAGAAGAGATTGAGCAGTGGAAGCAGTCGCTGACGTACCAAAGCCAAGAGCTAAATCGCCGGGAAATGGAAATGGAAGCCCGGCAAGAGCAACTCCAGCAGATGGAGGAAGATTTTGAACGGCTTGACCAACAGCGCCAGGAAATTGAAGATACCCGCCAAGAGGTTGAAAGCCTGCGCGAGGAGTTTGAGCGTAAAAGCCAAGAGTTAGAAGGGGCATGGGCTCATCTCAATGGGGAAGTGCGCCGCTTTGAGGAACGGCAGGCAGAACAGCAGCAATCAGCAACGTTAGATGATGAAAAGGCGACGACGCTACGGGCGCTGCTCGATCAGATTTCTGGAGCTGTTGCACCCACGGAATCTGTACGGGAACAACTCCATCAGTCGTTTGAAATTTTAGACAGGCAGCAGCAGACGCTCCAGCATCACTGGCAGGGTTTGGAAGGTAGTCGCACCGCAGCTCAGCAGCGGCAGTCGGAGTTGGAACAGCAGGCCCAGACGATCCGTGATGCTTGGCAGGCTTGGTATGATGCCCAAGAAAGCTTGGAAAATCTCAAGGCGGAGTTGCGATTGCAACAACAAGCTCTCAGCCTCAAGCAAGACTATGTGAAAGCTCTAGAAGCTCAAATTAAAGCTCAAGCGGATCTGCATCGCAATGTGTGTTTTCTGGCCGATGGATCTGATTCGATCACCATTGGTGTATCTATTGATCTACAGGCCTTAGAGGCGATGTCGTTGGATGATTTGCAGCGGATTACCCAAGACTTGGAGTCGGAGTTAGAGAAAAATTCCAAGTTTGTGAATAGCCAAGAAGAAGAACTGACCTACAAGCAGGAAGAAATTGACGAAATCAAACGCCGCATTGATGAAGCCAATGACTTCGATCGCTTGCAGCTTGAAAACGAGTTAAAAGATGAGCAAGACGGTTATGAAATGCTCAACGAAACCCTCGTAGGGCAGCGTCGGAATCTAAGGGAACGGGAGGCAATTCTCAAGCAGCACAAGTCCATCCTTGCCCGGCGACAAGGCCATGCAGTGGGTGAAGGTGAGCCAGGAGAAATTGACCTGAAGCCAGTGCTCAATCAAATTGAGGCCCATCGTCAGGCGATGCAGGATGAATTGAGTCAAGTGCAGACGATGATTCAGCAGATCCACAGCCAGATAGAACAGCTTCAGACTCAGGTGGATCAGCAAACCAGCCATCAAATTGCTCAGCGGGAAGAGGTGCGGCAATTGGAAGCTCACTTGAGCGATCAACGGGCTGCAGTGGCGGAACTCTGGGGTAAGGTTTACCTCTATGAAGAACTGCTACAGCCGACTCAAGATGGCTATGATAGCCTCCGGCAGACGATTCAGTCGATTGGCGATCTCATGTCTCAATTCCAAGAGGCCAGCGACTATCAGCTCCAAGGTATTACGGAAATGCAGCAGATGATTGAGCAACTTACCAGCCAATCGGCAGAACTTGCGGCATCGTAA
- a CDS encoding response regulator, which produces MQGKLNEIDIRSIMQLIELGQRTGELFVEAYGTTASGTSEPSPKKICAQSWFVFFQNGQIIYAGDSAGRSRLRDYLRRYDLEHLIDTIGISAIATLNAPEYGHVWALLERQALTPAQGRSIVQSMIRETLFDLLSLHQGSFTFEISPPLSPQLTTIEVSSILADTIKQIQEWKQFSPHIQSPDQCPTIIELEQLRTALKPQTLRLLTTWVDGKTSIRQMARYLNRDILHVARAIYPYVKRGFVQINPPVAGKTKQGELSLPDDRHVPRIVCIDDSATIRKAVEFILNHQGYEATGISNPIKALSLVFQLKPDLILCDIAMPELDGYEICAMLRKSTAFRQTPIVMLTGKDGFIDRVKARIVEATDYLTKPFGASELTTIVEKYVGFGQPDRPDPQELLAEAVEDELDIDLTQSASAPSRP; this is translated from the coding sequence ATGCAAGGCAAGCTAAACGAAATTGACATCCGCAGCATCATGCAACTCATCGAACTGGGTCAGCGAACCGGTGAGTTGTTTGTTGAGGCCTACGGCACAACGGCGTCTGGCACGTCTGAGCCATCTCCTAAAAAGATTTGTGCGCAATCTTGGTTTGTCTTTTTCCAAAATGGTCAAATTATCTACGCTGGGGATAGTGCCGGGCGATCGCGCCTGCGAGACTACCTGCGGCGCTACGACCTCGAACATCTAATCGACACCATCGGCATTTCAGCGATCGCCACCCTGAATGCTCCCGAATATGGCCATGTCTGGGCCCTGCTCGAACGCCAAGCCCTCACCCCCGCCCAAGGACGCAGTATCGTCCAAAGCATGATTCGGGAAACCTTGTTCGATTTGCTCAGCCTGCACCAAGGCTCGTTCACCTTCGAAATTAGCCCGCCGCTCTCACCCCAGCTCACCACCATTGAAGTCAGCTCTATCCTCGCCGACACCATCAAGCAAATCCAAGAATGGAAGCAGTTTAGCCCCCATATTCAATCCCCCGACCAATGCCCAACCATTATCGAGCTTGAGCAACTGCGCACCGCCCTCAAACCCCAAACCCTCCGATTGCTCACCACCTGGGTAGATGGCAAAACCTCGATTCGGCAAATGGCTCGCTACCTCAACCGCGACATTCTCCATGTAGCCCGCGCCATTTATCCCTACGTCAAACGGGGGTTTGTGCAAATCAACCCACCCGTTGCTGGCAAAACAAAGCAGGGAGAGCTATCGCTTCCCGACGATCGGCATGTTCCTCGCATTGTCTGCATTGATGACAGTGCTACGATTCGTAAAGCTGTGGAATTTATCCTGAATCATCAAGGCTACGAAGCAACAGGGATTAGTAATCCTATCAAGGCCCTGAGCTTAGTGTTTCAACTGAAACCCGATTTGATCCTTTGTGACATTGCCATGCCGGAGCTAGATGGTTATGAGATCTGCGCCATGCTGCGCAAGTCAACCGCCTTCCGGCAAACGCCCATCGTCATGCTCACAGGCAAGGATGGCTTCATTGATCGGGTGAAAGCTCGCATCGTCGAGGCCACCGACTACCTCACCAAGCCCTTTGGGGCCAGCGAACTAACCACCATCGTTGAAAAATATGTAGGATTTGGGCAACCCGATCGCCCTGATCCTCAGGAACTGCTAGCGGAAGCTGTGGAAGATGAACTAGACATCGACCTGACTCAGTCGGCCTCCGCACCATCCCGCCCGTAA
- a CDS encoding methyl-accepting chemotaxis protein: MGSGTDYAQAYQRAERAYLQGSYQEAADIIDQLAVDYPEDPNVLLLRGHIYCYGLQRYDVAQQEYQSVLGLTSDTQYMDYANDGLAYASQFVGEMSSSAGDARFDDIDSDFSGTVQEPFESYETGTNGSASYADSDSDEGFSFDSVDFDSLGNAGLEDEGAIADFESGGFDPENVQDFADPFATGGDPFGAGSSPSDFADPFGGDMGDRSDDTHPSLDDTFIPPHVDSSDDSYSSGRMDSSGGMPLPQGSDDETLFMGSADDLNDDFGVEPSYDYEAPPSGYGNTPDYDDERTFVSSETGGFTLGDMEGNDFPTSDDPLASGRSSGSMSGGIDFLDEFDEFDDLGSIPDFDLDDNSSGLTSPSIGSADFGLSSSGTPSSISGTAFDFDSGEDQSLIQEDEIFSIAGNSEQLPTFTGDSQGDEPEVSVEQGPFAFLENAPIPSKRLLVSGLTGAASAFAVAVATFITATVIQDADSSATGRLRMSGLVMALVGGATGFGVSMVLSGAANKPIERSVDDLRKQFHSVSQGNFNARATVYSEDEFGQLANGFNQMARVILTTTSEAQRKAEEQEQAKEDLQRQVIRLLDDVEGAARGDLTVQAEVTADVLGAVADSFNLTIQNLRDIVQQVKAAAKQVNKGSTENEIFARSLSSDALRQAEELAVTLNSVQVMTDSIQRVAESAREAEEVARSASATALKGGEAVERTVAGILQIRETVAETTRKVKRLAESSQEISKIVALISQIASRTNLLALNASIEAARAGEAGRGFAIVADEVRQLADRAAKASKEIEQIVLQIQSETGSVMTAMEEGTQQVIEGTRLAEQAKRALEDIIQVSNRIDVLVRSITADTVEQTETSRAVAQVMQSVELTAQETSQEAQRVSASLQSQLSVARDLLNSVERFRVE; the protein is encoded by the coding sequence ATGGGATCAGGTACTGATTACGCGCAGGCATATCAACGCGCTGAGCGAGCATACTTACAGGGTAGCTATCAAGAGGCGGCCGATATTATCGATCAACTGGCAGTCGATTATCCCGAAGATCCAAACGTACTGCTGCTGCGTGGCCATATTTATTGCTATGGGCTCCAGCGCTACGATGTCGCTCAGCAGGAATACCAATCTGTCTTAGGTCTCACCTCTGACACACAGTATATGGACTACGCGAACGACGGGTTGGCCTATGCTAGCCAGTTTGTCGGCGAGATGAGCAGCAGCGCAGGAGACGCACGGTTTGATGATATTGATAGCGACTTTTCTGGCACAGTTCAAGAGCCCTTTGAGTCCTATGAAACAGGAACCAATGGCAGTGCAAGTTATGCTGACTCAGACTCAGATGAAGGCTTCAGCTTCGATTCGGTGGATTTTGACTCCCTCGGCAATGCTGGACTAGAAGACGAAGGGGCGATCGCTGATTTTGAATCAGGCGGATTTGATCCGGAGAATGTGCAGGATTTTGCCGATCCCTTTGCAACCGGTGGGGATCCCTTTGGGGCGGGCAGCAGTCCATCAGATTTTGCCGATCCCTTTGGTGGCGACATGGGCGATCGCAGTGACGACACTCACCCCAGCCTAGACGACACCTTCATTCCACCCCACGTGGATAGCTCAGACGATAGCTACTCCAGCGGTAGGATGGACTCCAGCGGCGGTATGCCCTTACCCCAAGGCTCGGATGATGAAACCCTGTTTATGGGATCCGCAGACGACCTCAACGATGATTTTGGGGTAGAGCCATCCTATGACTATGAAGCTCCCCCCTCCGGCTACGGCAACACCCCCGACTACGACGATGAGCGCACCTTTGTTTCCTCAGAAACGGGTGGGTTTACCCTTGGAGACATGGAGGGAAATGACTTTCCTACCAGCGATGATCCCCTAGCATCCGGGCGATCGTCTGGCAGTATGAGCGGCGGCATTGACTTTTTAGATGAGTTTGACGAGTTTGATGATCTGGGCAGCATTCCAGACTTTGACCTAGACGACAACTCATCCGGGCTGACCAGTCCCTCGATCGGTAGCGCTGATTTTGGCCTGTCCAGCAGTGGAACCCCATCATCGATCAGCGGCACAGCCTTTGACTTTGACAGTGGTGAAGATCAGTCCCTCATCCAGGAAGACGAGATTTTTAGCATCGCTGGCAACTCCGAACAGCTACCTACCTTTACAGGAGATAGCCAGGGCGACGAGCCTGAAGTCAGTGTTGAACAGGGGCCCTTCGCCTTTCTAGAAAATGCCCCGATCCCCAGTAAGCGGTTATTGGTATCAGGGTTGACTGGTGCTGCCTCCGCCTTTGCGGTTGCGGTCGCCACCTTTATCACCGCGACGGTCATCCAAGATGCTGATTCCTCTGCCACGGGGCGCTTGCGCATGAGCGGACTCGTGATGGCGCTGGTGGGGGGTGCCACAGGATTCGGCGTATCGATGGTGTTATCGGGCGCGGCCAATAAACCCATTGAGCGATCGGTGGATGATCTGCGCAAGCAGTTTCATTCTGTATCCCAAGGTAACTTCAATGCCCGAGCAACCGTCTATTCCGAAGATGAGTTTGGGCAGTTGGCTAACGGCTTCAACCAAATGGCGCGGGTGATCCTTACCACCACGAGTGAGGCCCAACGCAAAGCAGAAGAGCAAGAACAGGCCAAGGAAGATCTACAACGCCAAGTGATTCGCCTCCTAGATGATGTGGAAGGAGCGGCTCGGGGTGACCTGACCGTCCAGGCTGAGGTGACCGCGGACGTGCTCGGCGCAGTAGCAGATTCCTTTAACCTGACGATCCAAAACCTGCGAGACATTGTGCAGCAAGTGAAGGCAGCCGCCAAACAGGTGAACAAGGGATCGACGGAAAACGAAATTTTCGCGCGATCGCTCTCCTCCGACGCCTTGCGGCAAGCAGAGGAGCTAGCGGTAACCCTCAACTCGGTGCAGGTGATGACCGACTCCATTCAGCGGGTGGCAGAAAGCGCCCGAGAAGCGGAGGAAGTGGCGCGTTCTGCATCAGCAACCGCCTTGAAAGGTGGAGAAGCGGTAGAGCGTACGGTGGCTGGTATTTTGCAAATTCGGGAAACCGTGGCAGAAACCACCCGCAAGGTGAAGCGCCTGGCAGAATCGTCCCAGGAAATTTCCAAAATTGTGGCGTTGATTTCTCAGATCGCCTCTCGAACCAACCTCTTGGCCTTAAACGCCAGTATTGAGGCGGCACGAGCCGGGGAAGCGGGTCGTGGGTTCGCGATTGTGGCAGATGAAGTGCGACAGTTGGCGGATCGGGCAGCTAAAGCCTCGAAAGAGATTGAACAGATCGTGTTGCAAATTCAAAGTGAAACCGGCTCGGTGATGACCGCTATGGAAGAAGGCACCCAGCAGGTGATTGAAGGAACGCGCTTGGCAGAACAGGCCAAGCGGGCTCTTGAGGACATTATTCAGGTGTCGAACCGGATTGATGTGCTCGTGCGATCAATTACCGCCGATACGGTGGAACAAACCGAGACGTCCCGAGCCGTGGCTCAGGTGATGCAATCGGTGGAGCTAACGGCCCAGGAAACCTCCCAAGAAGCCCAGCGGGTGTCTGCCTCGCTGCAAAGTCAGTTGAGTGTGGCGCGAGATCTCCTGAATTCTGTTGAACGATTCCGGGTTGAATAG
- a CDS encoding response regulator produces the protein MSTVLVVEDSVTQREMITDLLKGSGLNVTIASDGVEALEQIQGHRPDLVVLDIVMPRMNGYEVCRRLKADPKTQDVPVVMCSSKGEEFDRYWGMKQGADAYIAKPFQPTELVGTVKQLLRG, from the coding sequence ATGAGTACAGTTTTGGTGGTGGAAGATAGTGTGACCCAACGAGAAATGATTACTGACCTTCTTAAGGGCAGCGGTCTCAACGTCACCATCGCAAGCGATGGAGTGGAAGCACTCGAACAAATTCAGGGGCATCGTCCGGATCTAGTTGTGCTAGATATTGTCATGCCGCGAATGAATGGGTACGAAGTTTGTCGCCGTCTGAAAGCCGATCCAAAAACACAGGATGTGCCCGTTGTGATGTGCTCATCTAAAGGGGAAGAGTTCGATCGCTACTGGGGCATGAAACAGGGAGCAGATGCATACATTGCCAAACCCTTTCAACCGACCGAGTTGGTTGGCACGGTGAAGCAATTGCTGCGAGGGTAA
- a CDS encoding chemotaxis protein CheW translates to MISNPDFLTGRGQDQDQVPEFQELESPEGELHLKFYVTSGDEFALPAIGIREVISTSPDRITPIPNVSPLLLGTLNVRGRVIWVADLGQFLGDSAPLSTDRSEIHVIAVEDQDTMLGLAVDKIIGMDWLDIDEVQMPTNVPDSMAPFLRGEWMTEGDSNRLLRLLDQIAILRSARWAA, encoded by the coding sequence ATGATCAGCAACCCAGACTTTTTAACGGGTAGAGGACAAGATCAAGACCAGGTTCCTGAATTCCAGGAGCTGGAAAGCCCCGAAGGTGAGCTTCACCTTAAGTTTTATGTGACATCAGGCGACGAATTTGCCCTTCCCGCCATTGGCATTCGGGAGGTGATTTCCACGTCTCCCGATCGCATTACCCCCATTCCGAACGTTTCTCCCCTACTATTAGGTACCCTCAACGTGCGAGGGCGTGTCATCTGGGTTGCTGACTTAGGTCAGTTTTTGGGTGATTCTGCGCCCCTGAGTACTGACCGCTCAGAAATTCATGTCATTGCAGTTGAAGACCAAGACACTATGCTAGGCTTAGCGGTTGACAAAATCATTGGCATGGATTGGCTAGACATTGACGAAGTACAGATGCCAACCAATGTTCCCGACAGCATGGCCCCCTTCCTGCGAGGGGAATGGATGACGGAGGGGGATAGCAACCGGTTGCTTCGGTTACTCGATCAGATTGCAATTCTGCGATCGGCACGATGGGCAGCATAA
- the tilS gene encoding tRNA lysidine(34) synthetase TilS, which yields MGLNPPWTILHARLHQTLRDRSLLPAGDRCLVAVSGGQDSLCLIRLLLDLQPKWGWEIAIAHCNHGWRTDADENAAHVQALAHQWQVAYHGVATSTLAPTEAAARTWRYGQLTAIAQEHHYTQVVTGHTASDRAETLLYNLVRGAGMDGLQALAWCRPLSDRIQLVRPLLAMTRKDTARFCHEQDLPIWQDSSNSDLHYARNRIRHTLLPLLIEQVNAQAEGHLAQTAELLRADVEYLSHLAEQLWQQAREAHEQGRSPRLNRTALQASPLALQRRVMRLHLQTLSIPAPSYQQVEKLVALIHAPNRSQTDPLPGGAIARVEHPWIVITSDTPP from the coding sequence ATGGGGCTTAACCCACCCTGGACTATCCTCCACGCCCGCCTGCACCAAACCCTGCGCGATCGCTCCCTGTTGCCGGCGGGCGATCGCTGTCTAGTAGCAGTTTCGGGAGGGCAAGACTCCCTTTGCCTAATTCGCCTGCTGCTGGATCTGCAGCCCAAGTGGGGATGGGAGATAGCCATAGCCCACTGCAACCATGGATGGAGAACCGATGCGGATGAGAATGCTGCCCATGTTCAGGCTTTAGCCCACCAGTGGCAGGTTGCCTACCACGGAGTGGCTACCAGCACCCTAGCGCCCACCGAAGCGGCCGCGCGCACCTGGCGCTATGGCCAACTGACCGCGATCGCCCAGGAGCATCACTATACCCAGGTGGTGACCGGGCATACGGCCAGCGATCGCGCTGAGACATTGCTCTATAACCTGGTGCGGGGGGCCGGCATGGATGGGCTCCAGGCCTTGGCCTGGTGTCGTCCCCTCAGCGATCGCATCCAACTGGTGCGTCCCCTACTAGCTATGACCCGTAAGGACACTGCCCGGTTTTGTCACGAGCAAGATCTACCGATTTGGCAAGACTCCAGCAACAGCGATCTCCACTACGCCCGCAACCGCATCCGCCATACCCTATTGCCGCTGCTCATCGAACAGGTGAATGCCCAAGCCGAAGGTCACCTAGCCCAAACAGCGGAATTGCTGCGCGCTGATGTAGAGTACCTATCTCACCTAGCAGAACAGCTTTGGCAACAGGCTCGGGAGGCACATGAGCAGGGGCGATCGCCTCGACTGAATCGTACGGCACTGCAAGCTTCTCCCCTCGCCCTGCAACGACGGGTCATGCGTCTACACCTGCAGACTCTATCGATCCCAGCTCCCAGCTACCAACAGGTTGAAAAACTAGTGGCGCTGATCCATGCTCCCAACCGTAGCCAAACCGATCCCCTGCCTGGAGGGGCGATCGCCCGTGTTGAACATCCGTGGATTGTGATCACCTCCGATACTCCCCCCTAG